A region of the Chlamydia buteonis genome:
GTTTTCCCAAAAGGGAAATCTACTTACATATGGAGAGGCCAGCTCTACGTTTCTGAGGAATACCACATGCAAATCAAAACACTATCTTCACGATTTCCTGTGGTATCCAAAACCATTCGTTCTTTGTGCTCTTACGACGTTCCGGAAATCATTTTTATCAAAATTGATGATGGAAATGCAGAATATTTACAGTGGTTATCTCTAGAAACTGCCCCACAAACATCTCAGGAAATGAATAAATCTTGACGTTTTTTCAAAATTCGGTATAATCTTTTTAGGAACTTCGAATGATACATAAGTGTTTTATCCTTTTTTTCCACATCTCAATTTAATTTGGATTTTATGGAAGAGTTTGTAGCATATATCGTAAAGAATTTAGTTGCTGATCCTGAAGCTGTGGAAATTCGTTCTATTCAGGATGAGTCAGGTGAATCTATAAAGTTAGAGATACGTGTGGCTCCCGACGATATAGGGAAGATCATAGGTAGACGGGGAAATACAATACACGCATTAAGAACTATTCTTAGACGTGTGTGCGCGAGACTAAAAAAGAAGATACAAATTGACTTGATCCAACCCGAGGACAGCAGAGGATCTGTTGATGAAAGTGAGGGTGTTTCCAGCAGTTTTTGTCTTGATTCAAACAACTCTAGAGAGTCAGAGATGGCCCATCAATGTTGCGGCCGAGGCAATTGCTGTTCAACGGATGACGAAGATATAAAAGCATCTTCGGTTCATCATGAATGCAGTCATCATCACCATTCTGAATAATATTCACTACTTTTCTTCTTAATAAATAGAGTTTGGCAATAGCTAAAGACCCCTTTTCGGAGTTTTTAGCTCTTCGCAGTTAATAGACACTGCTTATTCAAGGTCCTGCCGACCTTTTTCTTCTGATCAAACTTATG
Encoded here:
- a CDS encoding KH domain-containing protein, whose translation is MEEFVAYIVKNLVADPEAVEIRSIQDESGESIKLEIRVAPDDIGKIIGRRGNTIHALRTILRRVCARLKKKIQIDLIQPEDSRGSVDESEGVSSSFCLDSNNSRESEMAHQCCGRGNCCSTDDEDIKASSVHHECSHHHHSE
- the cutA gene encoding divalent-cation tolerance protein CutA, with translation MTPIIILTQLPSQEEAELIAHTLVTQKLAACVHVFPKGKSTYIWRGQLYVSEEYHMQIKTLSSRFPVVSKTIRSLCSYDVPEIIFIKIDDGNAEYLQWLSLETAPQTSQEMNKS